In the genome of Candidatus Babeliales bacterium, one region contains:
- a CDS encoding rhodanese-related sulfurtransferase, producing MNKIILFYKYISIAYPHQIMKWQQQICINLELVGRILISHEGINGTLAGSKSDIANYINLMSNHELFGDIDFKESDGDSTCFPRLSIKVRNEAVSLGIPCDQLTAENGGQHLTPQETHQLITNAPEDLIIFDARNMYEWEIGRFNNAVTPHIKNFRDLPKYLDDNSDMFKDKQVLMYCTGGIRCERASAYLNKKNVAKKIYQIKGGIHRYAEQYPDGFFRGKNYVFDGRIAVKITDDVLSTCTLCTKSCDDYHNCLNARCNKHFICCADCRERYNKTCSKECDILISENKTMLRPAFNKINLLYKE from the coding sequence ATGAATAAGATAATTCTCTTTTATAAATATATTTCTATTGCTTATCCTCACCAAATCATGAAATGGCAACAGCAAATATGCATAAATTTAGAACTTGTTGGTAGAATTCTTATTAGCCATGAAGGTATTAATGGCACTTTAGCTGGATCGAAAAGCGATATTGCTAACTATATTAATCTTATGTCTAATCATGAATTATTTGGCGATATAGATTTTAAAGAAAGTGATGGCGATTCTACATGTTTTCCACGACTTTCTATTAAAGTACGCAATGAAGCTGTCTCTTTGGGTATCCCTTGTGATCAGTTAACAGCTGAGAATGGAGGACAACATCTTACACCTCAAGAAACACATCAGCTCATTACTAATGCTCCAGAAGATCTTATTATTTTTGATGCTCGTAATATGTATGAATGGGAGATTGGCCGATTTAATAACGCAGTTACTCCTCACATTAAAAATTTTAGAGATTTGCCAAAATATCTTGATGATAATAGTGATATGTTTAAAGATAAACAAGTATTAATGTATTGTACTGGCGGCATTCGTTGCGAACGAGCTAGTGCGTATCTTAATAAAAAAAATGTAGCTAAAAAAATATATCAAATTAAAGGCGGTATACATCGCTATGCAGAACAATATCCAGATGGGTTTTTTCGCGGTAAAAACTATGTTTTTGATGGCCGTATTGCGGTAAAAATTACTGATGATGTTCTAAGCACATGTACATTGTGTACAAAATCATGCGATGATTATCACAATTGTCTCAATGCAAGATGCAATAAACATTTCATTTGTTGCGCTGATTGTAGAGAACGATATAATAAAACCTGTAGCAAAGAATGTGACATACTTATTTCAGAAAATAAGACAATGCTGAGGCCAGCATTTAATAAAATTAATTTGTTATATAAAGAATAA